Proteins encoded in a region of the Candidatus Finniella inopinata genome:
- a CDS encoding demethoxyubiquinone hydroxylase family protein, producing MQNKTLERILRVDHAGEYGAVRIYAGQLAVLKNNPHIQHMARQEADHLKKFNQLLVEHKVRPTVFQPVWHVAAYALGAVTALMGEKAAHACTIAVETVIDDHYQNQLDQLQGREDCQDIQQVIHHCHQEELEHRQMAIEQGGEGAAGFQTLTTAVKAISKAAIWLSSRV from the coding sequence ATGCAAAACAAAACCTTAGAACGTATTTTAAGAGTTGATCATGCGGGTGAATATGGGGCCGTTCGTATTTACGCTGGCCAACTGGCTGTTTTAAAAAACAATCCGCACATTCAGCATATGGCCCGGCAAGAGGCTGATCATTTGAAAAAATTCAATCAATTACTGGTTGAACACAAAGTAAGACCCACGGTGTTTCAGCCTGTGTGGCATGTAGCTGCTTATGCTTTAGGGGCCGTGACGGCTCTTATGGGTGAGAAAGCGGCCCATGCGTGCACCATCGCCGTCGAGACGGTCATTGATGACCACTATCAGAATCAATTGGACCAGCTGCAGGGCAGAGAAGACTGCCAAGATATTCAGCAAGTGATTCACCATTGTCATCAAGAGGAACTGGAGCATCGCCAAATGGCTATCGAACAAGGGGGCGAAGGGGCAGCAGGCTTTCAAACTTTAACAACTGCTGTAAAAGCTATCTCAAAAGCTGCAATTTGGTTATCATCACGGGTTTAA
- a CDS encoding NfeD family protein, producing the protein MSFYITAWHWIGFSLILLCLELFVGSPGVSLLWMAIASFVVAIVISSVAINFWAQLGMVAVLSVLLAWMGKFLFKSGGSKPNNLNQPGQRLVNTRLTLQQPIKNGHSRVHIHDSIWRVEGPDMPAGTKVIVIGVKGNALLVDRLDYHHE; encoded by the coding sequence ATGAGCTTTTATATAACGGCTTGGCACTGGATCGGATTTTCACTTATTTTGCTATGCTTAGAACTATTTGTAGGATCACCAGGCGTCAGCCTTTTATGGATGGCTATTGCTAGTTTTGTTGTGGCCATCGTTATCTCATCTGTCGCCATTAATTTCTGGGCGCAGCTGGGGATGGTGGCGGTTTTATCCGTCCTGCTTGCTTGGATGGGAAAGTTTTTGTTTAAGTCGGGCGGCTCTAAACCCAACAACCTGAATCAACCCGGTCAACGGTTGGTAAACACCAGATTAACCCTTCAACAACCCATCAAAAATGGGCACTCACGGGTGCACATTCATGATTCCATCTGGCGTGTGGAAGGGCCTGACATGCCGGCCGGAACTAAAGTTATTGTTATTGGAGTCAAGGGCAATGCCCTTCTTGTGGATCGCCTTGATTATCATCACGAATAA
- a CDS encoding type II toxin-antitoxin system HigB family toxin produces MRVISKRTLKQFWEAHSNFQDAKVWLQQWYADVEASEWKSQEDVKRRYRSASFLADNQIIFNVCGNRYRLIVKINYEYGIIYIRFIGTHAEYDQVNAKTI; encoded by the coding sequence GTGAGGGTTATTTCTAAAAGGACCCTTAAGCAATTTTGGGAAGCACATTCAAATTTTCAAGACGCGAAAGTTTGGTTACAACAATGGTATGCAGACGTTGAAGCTAGCGAATGGAAATCCCAAGAAGATGTCAAAAGGAGATACCGTTCAGCAAGCTTCTTGGCCGACAACCAAATTATCTTTAACGTGTGTGGCAATCGGTATCGTCTGATTGTCAAAATTAACTATGAATATGGGATTATTTACATACGCTTTATTGGAACTCATGCAGAGTACGACCAAGTGAATGCAAAAACGATTTAA
- a CDS encoding helix-turn-helix domain-containing protein, whose translation MVLDPGESSKKTKPVVCDPVETTSLGFLLKQTREKRGLSIEEVCQVLKIRKLFIESIEARDFNKLPGMIYTTGFVRSYCKFLEIDPDITKQILNQICTSDSQSTLSPFHSKPGKTTFPAGIMRASLILTFSLILVFIAFRWDFFKGDQKPLPTTPILSDLGRVEFNLDILNESLVTFYVLDQTWIQLTDAKGTILETRLLSPGEVYQINRQPNLFLTTGNSQALKVYDGHQALTLPVTSEASLSPVISEDSDLLENYPLTEP comes from the coding sequence GTGGTTTTAGATCCTGGTGAATCTTCTAAAAAAACCAAACCAGTTGTTTGCGATCCTGTCGAGACGACTTCTCTTGGTTTTTTATTAAAACAAACCCGCGAGAAACGGGGCCTTTCTATTGAAGAAGTATGCCAGGTTCTTAAAATTCGGAAGCTTTTTATTGAATCTATTGAAGCCAGGGATTTTAATAAATTGCCAGGAATGATTTATACGACAGGCTTCGTTCGATCTTACTGCAAATTTTTAGAAATTGACCCAGACATTACAAAGCAGATCTTGAATCAAATTTGCACCTCTGATTCTCAATCGACTTTGAGTCCTTTTCACTCAAAACCGGGCAAGACGACTTTTCCGGCAGGGATTATGAGGGCCTCGTTAATTTTAACATTCAGTTTGATTCTGGTTTTTATAGCTTTTCGATGGGATTTTTTTAAAGGCGATCAGAAACCTCTACCCACAACACCTATTCTTTCTGATCTGGGTCGTGTGGAATTTAACCTTGATATTTTAAACGAATCTTTAGTTACCTTTTACGTGTTGGATCAAACCTGGATTCAACTTACGGATGCCAAAGGAACCATCTTAGAAACACGTCTTTTATCGCCGGGTGAAGTTTATCAAATAAATCGTCAACCCAATCTTTTCCTAACTACAGGTAATTCGCAGGCCTTAAAGGTCTATGACGGTCATCAGGCTTTGACATTGCCCGTTACGTCAGAGGCATCTTTATCGCCCGTGATCTCGGAAGACTCAGACCTGTTGGAGAATTATCCATTGACAGAACCATGA
- the ftsY gene encoding signal recognition particle-docking protein FtsY, giving the protein MKSEKTPWWQRLKQGLKKTSEQLGGQLRQLVTARKLDQQTLDQLEDLLIQADMSVPIAQQLRQSLAKQRLDQDVTDDEVKAILAADIEQILIPSAVPLVMEKTGTLQVVLMVGVNGSGKTTTISKLTKQWQARGLSVSWAACDTFRAAAVEQLKVWGQRLNVPVYANETGADAAGLAFEAITQAKDAGKDILCIDTAGRLQNKEGLMNELKKIIRVIQKIDPQAPHHTLLVLDATTGQNAYQQVTIFQEVAGITGLIMTKLDGTARGGVLVGLAKRFGLPIHAIGVGETADDLQPFVASDFAHSLLGLER; this is encoded by the coding sequence GTGAAATCAGAAAAGACCCCTTGGTGGCAACGACTTAAGCAAGGTTTAAAAAAAACATCGGAACAGTTGGGGGGGCAGCTGCGCCAACTGGTCACCGCCCGAAAGCTGGATCAACAGACCCTTGATCAGTTGGAAGATTTGCTGATCCAGGCTGATATGAGCGTGCCGATTGCCCAACAACTTCGGCAATCTTTGGCCAAGCAGCGCCTTGATCAGGACGTCACCGACGACGAGGTGAAAGCCATTTTAGCGGCCGATATTGAACAGATTCTAATTCCCTCGGCTGTGCCCCTTGTTATGGAGAAAACCGGCACCTTACAAGTTGTCTTGATGGTAGGGGTGAATGGCAGCGGCAAAACAACCACCATCAGCAAACTAACCAAACAATGGCAAGCTCGAGGCCTAAGCGTCTCTTGGGCGGCCTGTGATACGTTTCGAGCAGCCGCTGTGGAACAATTAAAGGTGTGGGGACAACGGCTGAACGTTCCTGTCTATGCCAACGAAACCGGGGCAGATGCAGCTGGGTTAGCGTTCGAGGCGATAACACAGGCGAAAGATGCTGGCAAAGATATCTTGTGCATTGATACCGCTGGGCGGCTTCAAAATAAAGAAGGCCTGATGAATGAATTAAAAAAAATCATTCGGGTGATTCAAAAAATTGACCCACAGGCCCCGCACCATACCCTTTTGGTTTTGGACGCCACCACGGGACAAAATGCGTATCAACAGGTCACTATTTTTCAGGAAGTGGCTGGTATAACTGGATTAATCATGACAAAATTGGATGGCACGGCTCGGGGCGGCGTTTTGGTCGGTTTGGCCAAAAGATTTGGCTTGCCCATACATGCAATTGGTGTGGGTGAGACGGCAGACGACTTGCAACCTTTTGTAGCGTCTGATTTTGCCCACAGTTTGTTAGGTTTAGAAAGATAA
- a CDS encoding ribonuclease D: MKINLHTYDLPSDVTFTNSVAIDTEAMGLKNHRDRLCVVQLSAGDGECHLVHFPEPHFDQSPNLKRVLADKNLVKIFHYARFDVAILKHTFQIPLENIYCTKIASRLVRTYTNRHGLKDLCKELLGVELSKQEQTSDWGSEVLTQEQLKYAATDVLHLHKLKAKLDAMLEREKRQSLAQACFNFLPHRTDMDLTAGENFDIFSYQTDDKS, translated from the coding sequence ATGAAAATTAATCTGCACACCTATGACTTACCCAGTGATGTCACTTTTACAAACAGCGTAGCCATTGATACCGAAGCCATGGGGTTGAAGAATCACCGTGATCGATTGTGTGTGGTTCAATTATCTGCAGGCGATGGAGAATGCCATCTGGTTCATTTCCCCGAACCGCATTTTGATCAATCACCCAATTTGAAGCGTGTTCTGGCAGACAAAAACTTGGTAAAAATCTTTCACTATGCCCGTTTTGACGTAGCAATACTAAAGCATACATTCCAAATTCCGTTGGAAAACATCTATTGCACAAAAATTGCCTCGCGCCTGGTGCGGACCTATACCAATCGTCATGGTTTGAAAGATTTGTGTAAAGAATTGTTGGGAGTAGAACTTTCTAAACAGGAACAAACATCCGACTGGGGAAGCGAAGTCTTAACTCAGGAACAACTGAAATATGCTGCGACAGATGTATTGCATTTACACAAACTGAAAGCAAAGCTTGATGCAATGTTAGAAAGGGAAAAGCGGCAAAGTCTGGCACAAGCCTGTTTTAATTTTCTGCCCCATCGCACCGATATGGACTTAACCGCTGGCGAAAACTTCGACATATTTAGCTACCAGACAGATGATAAATCTTAA
- a CDS encoding SPFH domain-containing protein produces the protein MYAFETTLVCLLALAVIFLFKAVKVVPQGYEYTVERFGRYVQTLTPGLHIIVPFVDRIGSRINMMELVFDVPSQDVITKDNAVVTVDGVIFYQILDASKSAYEVSDLKNAIMKLTMTNIRTVMGSMVLDELLSLRETINARLLYVVDEATSPWGTKVTRIEIKDIKPPRDLIDSMARQMKAEREKRALILESEGERQSAILEAEGERQARINRAEGLKQSMILEAEGRRESAQRDAEARERLAQAEAQATLVVSEAIGKGNTQALNYFIAQKYVEALQEFARSPNQKMIMMPLETSSLIGTIASIAELTKDTLKPASSATPKTKDKA, from the coding sequence ATGTACGCCTTTGAGACCACCCTCGTCTGTCTGTTAGCTCTGGCCGTTATTTTTCTTTTCAAGGCTGTGAAAGTTGTCCCACAAGGGTATGAATATACGGTTGAACGGTTCGGCCGGTATGTTCAAACGCTAACCCCAGGTCTGCATATAATTGTTCCTTTCGTTGACCGTATCGGGTCCCGCATCAACATGATGGAATTGGTTTTTGATGTGCCATCCCAAGATGTAATTACAAAAGATAACGCCGTGGTCACCGTTGATGGCGTCATTTTTTATCAGATCCTAGATGCCTCTAAATCAGCCTATGAAGTTTCTGATCTTAAAAATGCCATCATGAAATTAACGATGACAAATATTCGCACCGTCATGGGATCCATGGTTCTGGACGAACTGTTGTCCCTTCGCGAAACGATCAATGCTCGTTTGCTATATGTTGTAGATGAAGCCACCAGCCCCTGGGGAACAAAAGTCACCCGCATTGAAATTAAGGATATTAAACCACCCCGCGATTTGATTGATTCCATGGCGCGTCAAATGAAGGCCGAACGAGAGAAACGCGCGCTGATTCTTGAGTCCGAAGGGGAACGCCAATCCGCCATCCTAGAGGCAGAGGGCGAACGTCAAGCCCGCATCAACCGGGCCGAAGGATTGAAACAATCCATGATCTTAGAGGCCGAAGGAAGGCGTGAATCAGCGCAACGCGATGCCGAGGCTCGCGAACGCCTGGCTCAAGCTGAGGCACAGGCCACCCTGGTTGTTTCAGAGGCTATAGGAAAAGGCAACACCCAAGCTTTGAATTATTTCATCGCCCAAAAATACGTGGAAGCATTGCAAGAATTCGCCAGATCCCCAAATCAGAAAATGATCATGATGCCGCTGGAGACCAGCAGTCTGATCGGGACCATTGCCAGCATTGCTGAACTTACAAAAGACACACTGAAGCCCGCTTCCTCCGCCACACCAAAAACCAAGGATAAAGCATGA
- a CDS encoding AMP nucleosidase, whose product MQNAYQITKTKQFTDATLAVDYIDFLYQESCERIKAAFQGLLNGKTDEAAMQEATYPFVGIKVTHQDLHVDAGLSFGVVSDPGYYGSTITRPDIFRNYYVEQLHLLITRHKVPVIVGSSNVSIPLSFVIDHVPINLETDQLKQLQEGFVLPNLSRIDDRTPNGENALLDLPVRPMALFTAERVDFSLHRLQHYTATLPSHFQSFTLLTNYQRYIEAFIAYSREQLKAEPHNYTHLIGPGNTVLATSEEPDLKAEPIPYLPQMPAYHLVRKDGQGITFINIGVGPSNAKTITDHLAVLRPDCWLMVGHCAGLRSTQMLGDYVLAHAYVREDHVLDQDLPTWIPLPPIAEVQVALQQAVANITDETGIDLKARMRTGTLVTTDNRNWELQSRELSERFRQSRAIAVDMESATVAANGFRFRVPYGTLLCVSDKPIHGEIKLQGMANSFYQKSVSQHLKIGLEAVRLLREAGVEQLHSRKLRGFSEPPFR is encoded by the coding sequence ATGCAGAATGCGTATCAAATTACCAAAACCAAACAGTTTACGGATGCAACGTTGGCCGTAGACTACATCGATTTTCTTTATCAGGAAAGTTGCGAGCGGATCAAAGCTGCGTTTCAGGGCTTGTTGAATGGAAAAACCGATGAAGCGGCTATGCAAGAAGCCACTTACCCTTTCGTTGGTATTAAGGTTACCCATCAGGATTTACACGTCGATGCCGGATTAAGTTTTGGTGTGGTGTCTGACCCTGGATACTATGGCAGCACGATCACCAGGCCTGATATTTTCAGAAATTACTATGTAGAACAGCTTCATCTGTTGATCACCCGTCATAAGGTGCCTGTTATTGTGGGGTCCAGCAATGTATCAATTCCCTTATCCTTTGTAATTGACCATGTGCCGATTAATTTAGAGACTGACCAACTGAAACAACTGCAGGAAGGCTTTGTTTTACCCAATTTAAGTCGCATTGATGACAGAACGCCAAACGGCGAAAATGCGCTTTTGGACTTACCCGTAAGACCTATGGCGTTGTTCACTGCTGAACGTGTCGATTTTTCACTGCACCGTTTGCAACACTACACAGCAACTCTGCCATCTCATTTTCAAAGTTTTACGTTGTTGACCAACTATCAACGTTATATTGAGGCATTTATTGCCTATAGTCGTGAGCAGCTTAAAGCTGAACCCCATAATTACACTCATTTAATCGGCCCTGGTAATACGGTATTGGCCACGTCAGAAGAACCTGATTTAAAAGCTGAACCTATCCCTTATTTGCCCCAAATGCCCGCCTATCATCTGGTGCGAAAAGACGGGCAGGGGATCACGTTCATTAATATTGGCGTCGGTCCCAGCAATGCGAAAACCATTACAGATCATTTGGCTGTATTGCGTCCGGATTGTTGGTTGATGGTGGGACATTGTGCGGGGTTGCGATCAACCCAAATGTTGGGCGATTATGTTTTGGCACATGCTTATGTGCGGGAAGACCACGTGCTGGATCAGGACTTGCCCACATGGATTCCGTTGCCGCCTATTGCCGAGGTGCAAGTGGCTTTGCAACAAGCTGTTGCCAATATTACGGACGAGACGGGTATTGATCTTAAGGCCCGGATGCGCACAGGAACCTTGGTGACGACCGACAATAGAAATTGGGAATTACAGTCCAGAGAGTTATCAGAACGATTCCGTCAAAGCCGCGCGATTGCGGTTGATATGGAATCAGCAACTGTGGCGGCTAATGGATTTCGTTTTCGGGTCCCTTATGGCACGTTGCTATGTGTTTCGGATAAACCAATTCACGGGGAAATTAAGCTGCAGGGCATGGCCAATTCCTTTTATCAGAAAAGCGTTAGCCAGCATCTGAAAATCGGTTTAGAGGCTGTTCGTTTGCTGCGAGAGGCTGGCGTTGAGCAATTGCATTCGCGCAAATTAAGAGGCTTCAGCGAGCCGCCGTTTCGGTAA
- a CDS encoding malonic semialdehyde reductase — protein MTSHQDIQPFVAKIFTDARTHYNWQDKPVSPQLLKDVYDLAKFGPTSANCCPLRVLFVESASAKEKLALTLAPANVDKTMAAPVTAIFAYDNEFYNELPMLFPHADAKSWFTGNAAFAEDTALRNSALQAAYFMIAARALGLDCGPMSGFDRQKTDEVFFAGTTWRSNFLCNLGYGQPDKLYPRLPRFDFDAVCKVV, from the coding sequence ATGACCAGTCACCAGGATATACAACCATTTGTTGCCAAGATTTTCACCGATGCCCGAACCCATTACAATTGGCAGGACAAACCGGTTTCCCCTCAGCTTTTAAAAGATGTTTATGATCTGGCAAAGTTTGGCCCAACCAGCGCCAATTGCTGCCCATTGCGGGTTTTATTTGTGGAAAGCGCATCGGCCAAGGAAAAACTGGCACTGACTTTGGCACCAGCCAATGTGGACAAAACCATGGCTGCCCCGGTTACAGCAATTTTTGCATACGATAATGAATTTTATAATGAACTTCCCATGCTATTCCCCCATGCGGATGCTAAATCTTGGTTTACAGGAAATGCGGCTTTCGCCGAAGATACAGCCCTTCGAAACAGCGCCTTGCAGGCTGCCTATTTCATGATAGCCGCACGCGCATTAGGCTTAGATTGCGGGCCTATGTCTGGATTCGATCGTCAGAAAACGGACGAGGTATTTTTTGCTGGCACCACCTGGCGGTCCAATTTTCTGTGTAATTTAGGTTACGGTCAGCCTGATAAGTTGTATCCACGTCTGCCCCGATTTGACTTTGATGCGGTCTGTAAGGTCGTCTAA
- a CDS encoding helix-turn-helix domain-containing protein, whose protein sequence is MEIRAVRTEEDYEWALAEIDQLMDAVFGTPEGDRLDVLATLVDAYEQKHFPIEDPDPVEAIKFRMEEEGLTPKDLVPYIGQRSHVYEVLNRKRALSMRMAQKLHHNLKIPARIFLQETA, encoded by the coding sequence ATGGAAATTCGAGCAGTACGCACGGAAGAAGACTATGAATGGGCATTGGCAGAAATTGATCAGTTAATGGATGCAGTTTTTGGGACCCCTGAAGGAGACCGACTTGACGTTCTAGCAACACTTGTTGACGCTTATGAGCAAAAACACTTCCCCATAGAGGATCCTGATCCCGTAGAAGCTATAAAATTTAGAATGGAAGAGGAGGGGTTAACGCCAAAAGACCTTGTCCCTTACATTGGACAAAGAAGCCATGTTTATGAAGTCTTGAATAGAAAACGGGCTCTTTCAATGCGCATGGCCCAAAAACTGCATCACAACCTTAAAATACCCGCTAGAATCTTTTTGCAAGAGACCGCTTAA
- a CDS encoding CvpA family protein, producing the protein MNTVDIGILIIMFLSALMGVMRGLTREVLGLISWTAAAFAAFFTMPLAQSLSRHYIPNPMLADIVGGGVLFIIFLILFSFISQFFTGLVRQSKLGGIDRSLGFGYGLLRGFVLICFVEIIMGVFVNRPEYPKPIQESHLSSAIYKGSDSVFNVLPSSLQNLIKQQQKKYGDQVAKPAADAISVATTPQDLLTEVINDQIQKGTQALIPGSVSRQSPPPSAAANQPETEKDTKANTQKTVEELARLKPKADANKNASTNYSKQQRRNMERLLEQDDVQ; encoded by the coding sequence ATGAATACTGTTGATATCGGCATCTTAATTATCATGTTTCTGTCGGCCCTTATGGGTGTGATGCGTGGCCTGACGCGTGAAGTGTTGGGCCTTATATCCTGGACAGCTGCCGCGTTCGCCGCCTTTTTCACGATGCCTCTGGCCCAATCTTTATCGCGGCATTATATCCCAAACCCTATGCTGGCTGATATTGTAGGCGGGGGTGTTTTGTTTATCATCTTCCTAATTCTTTTCAGCTTTATCAGTCAATTTTTTACAGGCTTGGTTCGTCAAAGCAAATTGGGGGGCATTGATCGTTCCTTAGGCTTTGGATACGGGCTTTTGAGGGGATTTGTCTTAATCTGCTTTGTTGAAATCATCATGGGCGTTTTTGTTAACCGGCCAGAGTATCCAAAACCTATTCAAGAAAGCCATTTAAGTTCAGCTATTTACAAAGGCAGCGATTCTGTTTTTAATGTGTTGCCATCGTCCCTTCAAAACCTTATCAAGCAACAGCAAAAAAAATATGGTGACCAAGTCGCAAAACCGGCAGCTGACGCAATCTCTGTAGCCACCACTCCCCAAGATTTATTGACCGAAGTCATTAACGATCAAATTCAGAAAGGAACGCAGGCGCTTATTCCAGGTTCCGTATCACGTCAATCCCCCCCTCCCTCTGCAGCTGCCAACCAACCAGAAACTGAAAAAGACACAAAGGCAAATACCCAAAAAACGGTAGAGGAGCTGGCGCGTTTAAAGCCTAAAGCGGACGCCAATAAAAATGCCTCTACAAATTATTCAAAACAACAGCGCCGCAACATGGAACGTTTACTCGAACAAGATGATGTACAATGA
- a CDS encoding disulfide bond formation protein B, producing the protein MFVGLSLAVAVGAEFLYHIKPCSLCVYLRYIYWGVLSISLALVAFPQKCLLRVLQFLAIISALGLSSFHAGVEQKWWQPPAFCQNSSANVGVDNPALTPQEKIARIRQNIQKSTLVRCDQISWRILGVSATIWNTLALAGLVVYLLIAFGVQRRCKTKP; encoded by the coding sequence TTGTTCGTTGGCCTGTCGCTGGCGGTCGCGGTGGGGGCAGAATTTCTTTATCACATCAAACCATGCAGCTTGTGCGTTTACCTGCGTTACATCTATTGGGGTGTTTTGTCGATAAGTCTTGCGCTGGTTGCGTTTCCTCAAAAGTGTTTGCTGAGAGTTCTGCAATTTTTAGCGATTATTTCGGCCTTGGGGCTTAGTTCTTTCCATGCGGGTGTGGAACAGAAATGGTGGCAACCGCCTGCGTTTTGCCAAAACTCCTCCGCCAATGTTGGTGTTGATAATCCGGCGTTAACCCCGCAGGAAAAAATTGCGCGTATTCGTCAAAATATTCAAAAATCCACCCTTGTTCGGTGTGATCAAATTAGTTGGCGTATTTTGGGTGTATCCGCAACAATTTGGAATACGCTGGCTCTAGCAGGGCTTGTGGTTTATTTGTTGATTGCGTTTGGGGTGCAACGGCGATGCAAAACAAAACCTTAG
- the mtaB gene encoding tRNA (N(6)-L-threonylcarbamoyladenosine(37)-C(2))-methylthiotransferase MtaB, protein MQLLPLNTNQVITFGCRLNTYESEAIKDLSHQAGLSGAILINTCAVTAEAERQARQTIRKLRRENPDAKIIVTGCGAQMNPKQYADMPEVTSVIGNQEKMQLETYQKLVNPDQHARVLVNDIMSVRETASHLVSGFEGKARAFVQVQNGCDHRCTFCTIPFGRGNSRSVPLGEIVDQVRLLVESGYQEIVFTGVDITAYGGDLPGTPTLGQAIRRLLALVPDLKRLRLSSLDPVEIDEDLWRLIGEEPRLMPHLHLSLQAGDDLILKRMKRRHLRQDAIGFCKRARDLRPDVAFGADLIAGFPTETDEMFENSLRIVDECDLSFLHVFPYSPRPGTPASRMPQVPKSLIKLRAAMLRQKGDDALQKLFDHWVGKTAVVLVESVDQKQGSMIGKTDHFIPVRIKSSDAFEQVCLDVKLTHGDKKNMEGIQINTL, encoded by the coding sequence GTGCAGTTATTGCCCTTGAACACTAACCAAGTCATCACCTTTGGTTGCCGCCTGAATACTTACGAGTCAGAGGCGATCAAAGATTTATCCCACCAGGCTGGCCTGTCGGGGGCGATTTTGATTAACACGTGTGCCGTCACGGCCGAGGCGGAGCGCCAGGCGCGTCAAACTATTCGAAAACTTCGCCGAGAAAATCCCGATGCCAAAATCATTGTGACGGGGTGTGGGGCGCAGATGAACCCAAAGCAATATGCCGACATGCCAGAGGTGACAAGTGTGATCGGCAATCAAGAAAAGATGCAGCTGGAAACCTATCAAAAGCTGGTCAACCCTGATCAACATGCCCGGGTGTTGGTCAATGACATTATGTCGGTTCGAGAGACGGCCAGCCACTTGGTGTCGGGTTTTGAAGGCAAGGCGCGCGCTTTTGTGCAGGTTCAAAATGGCTGCGATCACCGGTGCACGTTTTGTACCATTCCTTTTGGGCGTGGCAATTCACGCAGCGTGCCTTTGGGCGAGATTGTGGACCAGGTGCGCCTTTTGGTGGAAAGTGGATATCAAGAGATTGTTTTTACCGGGGTGGATATCACAGCCTATGGTGGTGACTTGCCCGGAACACCGACATTGGGGCAGGCGATTCGCCGATTATTGGCCCTGGTGCCCGACTTGAAACGGCTTCGGCTATCCTCCCTTGATCCTGTTGAAATTGATGAAGATTTATGGCGGCTGATTGGTGAAGAACCGCGCCTAATGCCGCACCTTCACCTAAGCCTGCAGGCAGGTGATGACTTGATTTTAAAAAGAATGAAACGTCGGCATTTACGCCAAGATGCGATTGGTTTTTGTAAAAGGGCCCGGGACCTTAGGCCTGACGTGGCATTTGGTGCCGATCTGATTGCGGGTTTTCCAACTGAGACGGACGAGATGTTCGAGAACAGCTTGCGTATTGTGGATGAATGCGACCTTAGCTTTTTGCATGTTTTCCCCTATTCCCCGCGCCCTGGAACGCCGGCCAGCCGGATGCCCCAGGTCCCAAAATCCCTGATCAAGCTGCGCGCTGCTATGCTGCGGCAAAAGGGTGACGATGCATTGCAAAAGTTATTTGACCATTGGGTTGGTAAAACGGCCGTTGTTTTGGTGGAATCGGTGGATCAAAAACAGGGTTCTATGATCGGAAAGACGGATCATTTTATCCCGGTTCGTATAAAATCGTCCGATGCTTTTGAACAGGTGTGTCTTGATGTAAAGCTAACTCATGGTGATAAGAAAAACATGGAAGGTATTCAGATAAATACTTTATAG